Proteins encoded by one window of Bradyrhizobium sp. B097:
- a CDS encoding ADP-ribosylglycohydrolase family protein has protein sequence MPTIPGGYAERVYAGVLGKLIGVYLGRPFEGWTYDRIMQELGPINYYVNERHDVALRSHHLVVTDDDVSGTFAFPRTLADCGFPERLTSQQIGNGWLNYIVEDRSVLWWGGIGNSTEHTAYLRLKSGIPAPRSGSIELNGKTVAEQIGGQIFIDGWAMMSPGNPEQAAYLAEQAARVSHDGEAVHAARLLAAMEAQAFVEADVQKLVDIGLGFVPADCLIRRVVDDVRAWHAGDNGNDWERTRALIAGRYGYDKFSGNCHVVPNHALVILATLYGADSFQDAMRIANTAGWDTDCNAGNVGCLFGIRTGLAGIDAGPDFRTPVADRMYISTADGGASITDAVIEANALIQAGHRLVGSNPPARPKNGARFNFDFPGSLQGFCAKSGEAASLHPLQVGNVEGHSRDGHRSLAIDFRRLARGRVARVATPTFFDKDVFTMPIYQLLACPTLHSGQLVEARVEAGSSVRDVSARLYASVYDERDELAPIFGDRLPLQPGRDAVLTWRIPDTGGYPIFEIGLELETESPLGADGTLYLDYLTWSGAPETRLYRPDDNLSTMWKHAWVNGASQFQTRWEGLRVTNGEGIGFVSQGSRDWRDYRVSSVITPLLARRWGLAARLQGRERYYALMFDAVDGGRVTLLRRDHEETVLASNRFAWEVDRPYALELRLHDVEILAFIDGRQVFSVRDEGRLPLLGGAVGLVVDTGSISTKAVDISPL, from the coding sequence GTGCCGACGATACCAGGTGGTTATGCCGAACGGGTCTATGCGGGCGTGCTCGGCAAGTTGATCGGCGTCTATCTGGGACGCCCGTTCGAGGGCTGGACCTATGATCGGATCATGCAGGAGCTCGGTCCGATCAACTACTATGTCAACGAGCGCCATGACGTTGCATTGCGGTCGCACCATCTCGTCGTCACCGACGACGACGTTTCGGGCACTTTCGCCTTCCCGCGGACGCTTGCCGACTGCGGCTTTCCCGAGCGGCTGACGTCGCAGCAGATCGGGAACGGCTGGCTCAACTACATCGTCGAGGACCGTTCGGTCCTGTGGTGGGGCGGCATCGGCAATTCGACGGAGCATACGGCGTATCTGAGGCTGAAGTCCGGAATACCGGCGCCGCGCAGCGGTTCGATCGAGCTGAACGGCAAGACCGTCGCCGAGCAGATCGGCGGACAGATATTCATCGATGGCTGGGCGATGATGAGCCCCGGCAATCCCGAACAGGCGGCTTATCTCGCCGAGCAGGCAGCCCGCGTCAGCCACGACGGCGAGGCGGTGCATGCGGCGAGGCTCCTGGCCGCGATGGAGGCGCAGGCCTTCGTCGAAGCGGACGTTCAGAAGCTGGTCGACATCGGCCTCGGGTTCGTTCCCGCCGATTGCTTGATCCGGCGCGTGGTCGATGACGTGCGCGCATGGCATGCGGGTGACAATGGCAACGACTGGGAACGCACGCGGGCGCTGATCGCCGGGCGCTATGGCTATGACAAGTTCAGTGGCAATTGCCACGTCGTGCCCAACCACGCCCTTGTCATCCTCGCGACACTCTACGGCGCCGACAGCTTCCAGGACGCGATGCGGATCGCCAACACCGCCGGCTGGGACACCGATTGCAACGCCGGCAATGTCGGGTGCCTGTTCGGCATCAGGACGGGTCTTGCGGGCATCGACGCCGGGCCTGACTTTCGCACGCCGGTCGCCGACCGGATGTACATCTCGACGGCGGATGGCGGCGCTTCGATCACCGATGCCGTGATCGAGGCCAATGCGTTGATCCAGGCCGGCCACAGGCTGGTGGGATCGAACCCGCCCGCGCGGCCGAAGAACGGGGCGCGCTTCAACTTCGATTTCCCGGGTAGCCTGCAAGGATTTTGCGCGAAGTCAGGGGAGGCCGCCAGCCTGCACCCATTGCAGGTCGGCAACGTGGAGGGGCACAGCCGCGACGGGCATCGCAGCCTCGCCATCGACTTTCGACGTCTCGCGCGCGGACGGGTCGCGCGCGTGGCGACGCCAACGTTCTTCGACAAGGACGTCTTCACGATGCCGATCTACCAGCTACTGGCCTGTCCGACGCTGCATTCCGGCCAGCTTGTCGAGGCCAGGGTCGAGGCTGGTTCAAGCGTCAGAGACGTTTCCGCGCGTCTCTATGCAAGCGTCTACGATGAGCGCGATGAACTCGCCCCGATCTTCGGCGACCGGCTGCCATTGCAGCCCGGTCGGGATGCCGTCCTGACCTGGCGGATTCCCGATACCGGCGGATATCCGATCTTCGAGATCGGGCTCGAACTTGAAACTGAAAGCCCGCTTGGCGCGGATGGCACGCTCTACCTCGATTATCTGACCTGGTCCGGCGCGCCCGAGACCAGGCTCTATCGTCCGGACGACAATCTGAGCACGATGTGGAAGCATGCCTGGGTGAACGGCGCGAGCCAGTTCCAGACCCGCTGGGAAGGATTGCGCGTCACCAATGGTGAAGGCATCGGCTTCGTCTCGCAGGGTTCGCGGGATTGGCGTGACTACCGCGTCAGCTCAGTGATCACGCCGCTGCTCGCCCGGCGCTGGGGGCTCGCGGCCCGCCTGCAAGGGCGCGAGCGCTACTACGCGCTGATGTTCGACGCGGTCGACGGCGGCCGCGTCACGCTGCTCAGGCGCGACCACGAGGAGACGGTTCTTGCCAGCAACCGTTTCGCCTGGGAAGTCGACCGGCCATACGCCCTTGAGCTTCGGCTGCATGACGTGGAGATCCTGGCCTTCATCGACGGTCGTCAGGTGTTTTCGGTTCGCGACGAAGGCAGGCTGCCGCTCCTCGGTGGCGCGGTCGGACTTGTCGTCGATACCGGGTCGATCTCGACCAAGGCCGTCGATATTTCCCCGCTTTAA
- a CDS encoding ADP-ribosylglycohydrolase family protein, with translation MIGDAMGTPTENLEPAEIERRFGWVDSFEGDGTDDTIMRDLIASALIRTGGYADADHWAEEWRDRHELIFGSKVGRFFPSVLHAAAKLRHGYAPRTIAEGTMPSSSAAMAIAPVGIVNAGNPRAAAAQAMEIASLLHVTDLAFCQDGAAAIAAAVAEALMPEATVESVLKASTAHLKPWSGKEMLALIAAALELAGEAADYKMFRERYHAKFRRQIACDSRETVPAALAIVRLAGGDPRLAAALGANFGRDADTVACMAAGICGALSGISPLNAELIDRLPIEAQRAQAELASRLSVVTRAKMERDLKAVARCPVGAS, from the coding sequence GTGATCGGCGACGCCATGGGAACGCCGACCGAGAATCTCGAGCCGGCCGAGATCGAGCGGCGCTTCGGCTGGGTGGATTCGTTCGAGGGCGACGGAACCGACGACACGATCATGCGCGACTTGATCGCATCCGCGCTCATTCGGACCGGCGGGTATGCTGATGCCGATCATTGGGCCGAGGAGTGGCGTGACCGGCACGAACTGATCTTCGGCAGCAAGGTCGGTCGTTTCTTTCCGTCCGTGCTGCATGCGGCCGCCAAGTTGCGCCACGGCTATGCGCCGCGCACGATTGCCGAGGGCACGATGCCGAGCTCGAGCGCCGCGATGGCGATCGCACCGGTTGGAATCGTCAATGCCGGAAATCCGCGCGCGGCGGCGGCGCAGGCCATGGAGATCGCGAGCCTGCTCCACGTCACGGACCTCGCGTTCTGCCAGGATGGGGCGGCGGCGATCGCCGCCGCCGTGGCCGAGGCACTGATGCCGGAGGCGACGGTCGAATCGGTCCTGAAAGCGTCGACGGCTCACCTGAAGCCGTGGAGTGGCAAGGAAATGCTGGCGCTGATCGCAGCCGCGCTCGAGCTTGCCGGCGAGGCGGCCGACTACAAGATGTTCCGCGAACGCTATCACGCCAAATTCCGTCGGCAAATCGCCTGCGACAGCCGCGAAACGGTCCCCGCTGCACTGGCGATCGTTCGTCTTGCCGGGGGCGATCCCCGGTTGGCCGCCGCCCTCGGCGCCAATTTTGGCCGCGATGCCGATACGGTTGCCTGCATGGCCGCCGGCATCTGCGGCGCATTAAGCGGCATTTCACCTCTGAATGCGGAATTGATCGACCGTTTGCCCATCGAAGCGCAGCGCGCTCAGGCCGAACTGGCCTCGCGACTGTCGGTCGTCACACGTGCCAAGATGGAGCGCGACCTGAAAGCTGTCGCTCGCTGCCCCGTAGGCGCTTCGTAA
- a CDS encoding gamma-glutamyltransferase family protein, which translates to MLQTKRSYGGMVTAPHHLAAQAGLAVLSEGGNAIEAMIASAATIAVVYPHMNGLGGDSFWLVGRAGSMPVGIQACGRSAMAADRGWYRERGCSSIPGRGPLAALTVAGTVDGWQKAYELSRDRHDGRLPMARLLEPAIRHAEEGVAVTSTLHENIRKKRHELENVPGYAEVYLPQGTPLALGARLRQPRVAETLRRLAKAGLSDFYRGELARAMAADLERVGSPLRLADLERHQASLVTPLSVEVSGHKVFNMPPPTQGLASLLILALYARRIAGEADGVDHLHRLVECTKAAFRIRNGHVTDPDYMKRPAAEFLSEESLAALHETVSDRRAAPWPDPSKQGDTVWLAATDRNGLSVSFIQSVYWEFGSGVILPESGVTWQNRGTSFSLNETDTNRLDPGRLPFHTIQPAMAELGDGRLISFGTMGGEGQPQTQAAIFSRYAMHGQELQSAITAPRWLLGRTWGEENNNLKIESRFDPAIIEQLRALGHDIQVTGPFEEFMGHAGAIVWHPDGLMEGASDPRSDGVVATR; encoded by the coding sequence ATGTTGCAGACAAAACGAAGCTATGGCGGCATGGTGACCGCGCCGCACCACCTGGCGGCGCAGGCTGGACTCGCGGTCCTGTCGGAAGGTGGCAATGCGATCGAGGCGATGATCGCCTCGGCCGCGACGATTGCCGTGGTCTATCCGCATATGAACGGCCTCGGCGGCGACAGCTTCTGGCTGGTCGGCCGCGCCGGTTCGATGCCGGTCGGGATTCAGGCTTGCGGACGTTCTGCGATGGCTGCGGATCGCGGCTGGTATCGCGAGCGTGGCTGCAGCAGCATTCCTGGCCGCGGCCCGCTGGCCGCGCTCACCGTTGCCGGTACCGTCGACGGCTGGCAGAAGGCCTATGAGCTCAGCCGCGATCGTCATGACGGTCGGCTGCCGATGGCGCGGCTGCTCGAGCCCGCAATCCGGCATGCCGAGGAGGGCGTCGCCGTCACCAGCACGCTGCATGAGAACATCCGCAAGAAGCGGCATGAGCTCGAAAACGTGCCCGGCTATGCCGAGGTTTATCTGCCGCAAGGCACCCCGCTCGCGCTCGGTGCGCGGCTGCGGCAGCCGCGTGTCGCCGAGACGCTGCGGCGTCTGGCCAAGGCCGGGCTGTCTGATTTCTATCGCGGCGAACTGGCGCGCGCGATGGCGGCCGACCTCGAGCGAGTAGGGAGCCCGCTGCGGCTCGCTGATCTGGAGCGGCATCAGGCATCGCTGGTGACGCCGCTGTCGGTCGAGGTGTCCGGACACAAGGTCTTCAACATGCCTCCGCCGACGCAGGGGCTGGCCTCGCTCCTGATCCTGGCGCTTTATGCCCGGCGCATCGCCGGCGAGGCCGATGGCGTCGATCATCTGCACAGGCTCGTCGAATGCACGAAAGCTGCGTTCCGTATTCGCAACGGCCATGTGACCGATCCCGACTACATGAAGCGGCCGGCCGCCGAATTCCTGTCCGAGGAGTCGCTCGCCGCGCTTCACGAAACGGTCTCCGACCGCCGCGCCGCGCCGTGGCCCGATCCGTCCAAGCAGGGCGATACGGTGTGGCTCGCTGCGACCGATCGCAACGGACTCAGCGTCAGCTTCATTCAAAGCGTCTACTGGGAATTTGGTTCGGGCGTCATCCTCCCCGAGAGCGGAGTGACCTGGCAAAATCGCGGAACGAGCTTCAGCCTAAACGAGACCGATACCAATCGGCTGGATCCCGGACGCCTGCCATTCCACACGATCCAGCCGGCGATGGCCGAACTCGGCGACGGGCGGCTGATATCCTTCGGCACGATGGGCGGAGAGGGGCAGCCGCAGACCCAGGCCGCCATCTTCTCCCGTTACGCCATGCACGGCCAGGAGCTGCAGTCCGCGATTACGGCGCCGCGCTGGTTGCTCGGTCGCACCTGGGGCGAGGAAAACAACAATTTGAAGATCGAATCCCGCTTCGATCCCGCGATCATCGAACAGCTCCGCGCGCTCGGCCACGACATCCAGGTGACCGGCCCGTTCGAGGAATTCATGGGACACGCCGGTGCGATCGTCTGGCATCCGGATGGCCTGATGGAAGGAGCCAGCGATCCTCGCAGCGACGGCGTCGTTGCGACCCGCTGA
- a CDS encoding TetR/AcrR family transcriptional regulator produces MTETTAPTSPTRSTTRGKRPRDSALTKEAILRAATFEFCHNGLGGARVEAIAQRAKANMRLLYAYFGDKNGLYIAVLEDVYTEIRAAEQRLNLDDLEPIAAMSGLIDFTFTFFGQHQNYIALINTENLQRGRNMRKSRKIADLTLPLVASIESILRRGVAAGLFRGDVDPIQLYVSITAMSYFHVSNRYTLSAMFDKDLGASDWLELRREHAQDMILTWLTAPAGGRKDRSAGSKATARLGKPSR; encoded by the coding sequence GTGACAGAGACGACAGCACCGACCAGCCCCACCCGCAGCACCACACGCGGAAAGCGGCCTCGCGACTCCGCGCTCACCAAGGAAGCGATCCTGCGCGCCGCGACCTTCGAGTTCTGTCACAATGGCCTCGGCGGCGCACGCGTCGAGGCCATTGCGCAGCGCGCCAAGGCCAACATGCGCCTGCTCTACGCCTATTTCGGCGACAAGAACGGGCTCTACATTGCCGTCCTCGAGGACGTCTACACCGAAATTCGCGCCGCCGAACAGCGGCTGAACCTGGATGATCTCGAGCCGATCGCCGCAATGAGCGGGTTGATCGATTTCACGTTCACGTTCTTCGGGCAGCACCAGAACTACATCGCCCTGATCAACACCGAGAACCTTCAGCGCGGGCGCAATATGCGCAAGTCGCGCAAGATTGCCGATCTCACTTTGCCCCTGGTTGCAAGCATCGAAAGCATTCTGCGGCGCGGCGTGGCGGCGGGCCTGTTTCGCGGTGACGTCGATCCCATCCAGCTCTACGTCTCAATCACCGCGATGAGCTATTTCCACGTTTCCAACCGGTACACTTTGTCGGCGATGTTCGACAAGGACCTCGGCGCGTCGGACTGGCTAGAGCTGCGCCGCGAGCATGCGCAGGACATGATCCTGACCTGGCTGACGGCCCCTGCCGGAGGACGCAAGGACAGGTCAGCCGGATCGAAGGCGACGGCACGCCTCGGCAAGCCGTCCCGCTAG
- a CDS encoding amidohydrolase family protein, with amino-acid sequence MTAIDTLFQNARLTDGQLVEIAIRGGKIVAIASSPQSYGAVGERRDLGRRLVLPGMVEGHIHLDKCFIGDDWKPHRPCTAGFSVRERVKFEKEALAGAKPIPVRAAALIDLCVSQGTTHMRSHVDVDAEVGLRHFEPIAAAREAHREKLSIQIVAFPQSGILTSPGTARLLEEAVRAGADLVGGLDPAGHDGDVAGHLDVVFGIAERHGVGIDIHLHDGGLQGISEIEEIARRTKASGLGGKVTISHAYALGEVAVDVAQRTAQQLAEAGVAILTNAPGAHAFPPVLLLRDAGVTVFSGNDNIRDSWWPYGDGDLLERAMMVGYRSGFNTDDQLAAAFDMVTTNAARALGLKDYGLTVGGTADFVVLDARHVQEAVVARPKPRDVYKAGRLVAHNGAVMAAGARKQ; translated from the coding sequence TTGACTGCCATCGACACACTCTTTCAGAACGCGCGGCTCACCGACGGCCAGCTGGTCGAAATCGCCATCCGCGGCGGCAAGATCGTGGCGATCGCGTCGTCCCCGCAAAGCTACGGCGCAGTCGGCGAAAGGCGCGACCTTGGCCGACGCCTGGTGCTCCCCGGCATGGTCGAAGGTCACATCCACCTCGACAAATGCTTCATCGGCGACGACTGGAAGCCGCACCGGCCCTGCACCGCCGGCTTCAGCGTGCGCGAGCGCGTCAAATTCGAAAAGGAAGCGCTCGCCGGCGCCAAGCCGATCCCGGTTCGGGCCGCGGCCCTGATCGACCTTTGCGTCTCGCAGGGCACCACTCACATGCGCAGCCATGTGGATGTCGATGCCGAGGTCGGCCTGCGACATTTCGAACCGATCGCCGCCGCGCGGGAGGCGCACCGGGAGAAGCTTTCGATCCAGATCGTCGCGTTTCCCCAGAGCGGCATCCTGACGTCGCCCGGAACGGCCAGATTGCTCGAGGAAGCCGTTCGCGCCGGCGCCGATCTGGTCGGCGGGCTTGATCCCGCAGGCCATGATGGTGACGTCGCCGGGCATCTCGACGTCGTCTTCGGGATCGCCGAGCGGCATGGCGTAGGCATCGACATTCACCTGCATGACGGCGGCCTGCAGGGCATCTCGGAGATCGAGGAGATCGCGCGACGCACCAAGGCGTCGGGCCTCGGCGGCAAGGTCACGATCAGTCATGCCTATGCGCTCGGCGAAGTGGCTGTTGACGTGGCTCAACGTACCGCGCAGCAGCTTGCCGAGGCCGGCGTTGCTATTTTGACCAATGCCCCGGGCGCGCACGCATTTCCGCCCGTGTTGCTGCTCCGCGATGCCGGTGTCACCGTGTTCTCCGGCAACGACAACATCCGCGATTCCTGGTGGCCCTACGGCGACGGCGACCTGCTCGAACGCGCGATGATGGTCGGCTATCGCTCCGGCTTCAACACGGACGATCAATTGGCCGCGGCCTTTGACATGGTGACGACCAACGCAGCGCGCGCGCTTGGCCTCAAGGACTACGGCCTCACGGTCGGCGGGACGGCGGATTTCGTCGTGCTAGACGCCCGGCATGTCCAGGAAGCCGTGGTCGCTCGTCCCAAGCCACGCGATGTCTACAAGGCTGGCCGACTCGTCGCGCACAACGGCGCGGTGATGGCAGCCGGCGCCCGGAAGCAGTGA
- a CDS encoding polysaccharide deacetylase family protein, whose amino-acid sequence MQRETGAEPERATSPGVLGGATSAQAADPTQGLVSHDRYRYSAITRRPDFVWPHGKRLAVYIALNLEHFAFGDGLGAELCPGGPHPDVLNYAWRDYGNRVGVWRLIDLFDQLKLPVSVLANSSIYHYCPEVMDAFRARGDEVVGHGRTNSERQGVLSPAEEQQLIAEATDVIARAEGRRPLGWLGPWISQSAVTPDLLAEAGYQYLLDWCMDDQPVWFSTRGGGRILSVPYPQELNDIPSIVGRKDSGEQFATMITDTFEEMLTQSAKQSLVMGIALHPYLVGQPHRLRPLRRALQAIVARREDIWITTAGEIAAFSRALPDGIVPT is encoded by the coding sequence ATGCAACGGGAGACTGGAGCGGAACCGGAGCGGGCCACCTCACCTGGCGTTCTCGGCGGTGCAACATCCGCGCAAGCGGCGGATCCAACGCAGGGTCTCGTCTCCCATGACCGCTATCGCTACAGCGCGATCACGCGGCGCCCCGACTTCGTTTGGCCACACGGAAAGCGGCTCGCGGTTTACATCGCGCTCAACCTCGAGCATTTCGCTTTCGGCGATGGACTCGGCGCCGAACTCTGTCCGGGCGGCCCGCATCCGGACGTCCTCAACTACGCCTGGCGCGATTATGGCAACCGGGTCGGCGTCTGGCGGCTCATCGATCTGTTCGACCAGCTGAAACTGCCGGTCTCCGTGCTCGCGAACAGCAGCATCTATCACTACTGCCCGGAAGTCATGGACGCATTTCGCGCGCGCGGCGACGAGGTCGTCGGCCATGGACGGACCAATTCCGAACGGCAAGGCGTGCTCTCACCTGCCGAGGAGCAGCAACTGATCGCGGAGGCAACGGATGTCATCGCGCGTGCCGAAGGGCGACGGCCGCTCGGCTGGCTCGGTCCGTGGATCTCGCAATCCGCCGTGACGCCGGACCTTCTCGCCGAAGCGGGCTACCAATATCTGCTCGACTGGTGCATGGACGACCAGCCGGTGTGGTTCTCGACAAGGGGTGGCGGGCGGATCCTGTCCGTGCCCTATCCACAGGAACTGAACGACATCCCCTCGATTGTCGGGCGCAAGGACAGCGGCGAGCAGTTTGCGACCATGATCACGGACACATTCGAGGAGATGCTGACGCAATCCGCCAAGCAGTCGCTGGTGATGGGCATCGCGCTGCATCCATACCTGGTCGGCCAACCGCACCGGCTGCGGCCGCTGCGCCGCGCCCTGCAGGCGATCGTCGCAAGGCGCGAGGACATCTGGATCACCACCGCCGGTGAGATCGCGGCATTTTCCCGCGCCCTGCCCGACGGCATCGTCCCGACATAA